One genomic segment of Desulfomicrobium sp. ZS1 includes these proteins:
- a CDS encoding cereblon family protein → MDSSELDESGRSALLCRTCGQPVTRLRDRIAVGGKHVHALFNPSGILFEVGCFGQAPGCRFEGEFTHAFTWFAGYAWRFAMCRRCAAHLGWEYRGADGGFAGLIMAELREAQS, encoded by the coding sequence ATGGACAGCTCCGAACTGGACGAATCCGGCCGCAGCGCCCTGCTTTGCCGGACCTGCGGCCAACCCGTGACCCGTCTCCGGGACCGGATCGCAGTGGGCGGAAAGCATGTGCATGCCCTGTTCAACCCCTCGGGCATCCTTTTCGAGGTCGGCTGCTTTGGTCAGGCCCCGGGATGCCGTTTCGAGGGGGAATTCACCCATGCCTTCACCTGGTTCGCGGGTTACGCGTGGCGTTTTGCCATGTGCCGCCGCTGCGCCGCCCATCTCGGATGGGAATACCGCGGCGCGGACGGCGGCTTTGCGGGGTTGATCATGGCCGAACTGCGGGAAGCGCAGTCATGA
- a CDS encoding TatD family hydrolase produces MQGQNPGMSVTDSMPASGLPDLVDAHCHLQDGFLRHALEPALLRARAAGVRMMCCNGTHEGDWRYVLGLGRSHADICVSLGLHPWYVGERGGDWLARLEELVADNPVGIGEIGLDNALESRNDVEQEEVFLAQMELAVKYERPVTVHCRKAFGRLAELVGAMRDRPPYMMLHAYAGSHEMVPVFEKLGFYISICASITRTANRKVRTACVRVSPGRLLVETDSPAIAPVGVDFERNEPAYLPMVVEVLAELRGERPEEVAARTAANARLFFRCCEGVGTATE; encoded by the coding sequence ATGCAGGGGCAAAATCCGGGTATGAGCGTGACGGATTCCATGCCCGCGTCCGGGTTGCCTGACCTCGTGGACGCCCATTGCCACCTGCAGGACGGCTTTTTGCGTCACGCCCTGGAGCCGGCCTTGCTTCGGGCCCGCGCCGCCGGGGTGCGCATGATGTGCTGCAACGGCACCCACGAAGGAGATTGGCGGTATGTGCTGGGGCTTGGACGCAGCCACGCCGACATCTGCGTGTCCCTGGGCCTGCACCCCTGGTATGTGGGAGAGCGAGGAGGCGATTGGCTGGCGCGACTTGAGGAGCTGGTGGCGGACAATCCCGTCGGGATAGGCGAGATCGGTTTGGATAACGCTTTGGAATCGCGCAACGACGTTGAGCAGGAAGAGGTTTTTCTCGCCCAGATGGAGTTGGCCGTGAAATATGAGCGGCCAGTGACGGTCCATTGCCGCAAGGCCTTCGGCCGTTTGGCGGAACTGGTAGGGGCCATGCGGGATCGGCCGCCGTATATGATGCTGCATGCCTATGCCGGGTCCCATGAGATGGTCCCGGTTTTCGAGAAGCTGGGCTTTTACATTTCCATTTGCGCCTCCATTACCAGGACCGCGAATCGCAAGGTGCGTACGGCCTGCGTCCGGGTTTCGCCCGGCAGGCTGCTGGTGGAGACCGACAGCCCGGCCATCGCGCCCGTGGGCGTGGATTTCGAGCGCAACGAGCCGGCCTATCTGCCCATGGTGGTGGAGGTGCTGGCGGAGCTGCGCGGGGAAAGGCCGGAGGAGGTGGCGGCGCGGACGGCAGCCAATGCGCGGCTGTTTTTCCGGTGTTGCGAGGGCGTGGGTACGGCAACGGAATGA